A genomic stretch from Candidatus Zixiibacteriota bacterium includes:
- a CDS encoding protein-L-isoaspartate(D-aspartate) O-methyltransferase — protein sequence MFSRFSKKSGGSENDSLRSRMKMVAQQIVARDVTNEAVLEAMRIVPRHLFVPNESRNLAYEDGPLSIGYGQTISQPYVVASMTENIAPGPDKIVLEIGTGSGYQTAVLAGLFKKVYTVEFIARLSKNARELLDSLDYRNIEFYVGDGLEIPKTPEEFDAIIVTAAPEKFPDSLVDRLGRGGKLIIPVGVHIQSLKLVSKNIRGQVSIKDMYPVRFVPLRRDD from the coding sequence ATGTTTTCGAGATTTTCAAAAAAATCAGGCGGTTCAGAAAATGACTCCCTCCGCTCCCGCATGAAAATGGTTGCTCAACAAATCGTCGCTCGGGACGTAACAAACGAAGCGGTTCTGGAAGCGATGAGGATAGTCCCTCGCCATCTTTTTGTCCCGAATGAATCGAGAAATTTAGCTTATGAGGACGGTCCTTTGTCAATCGGATACGGGCAGACGATTTCTCAGCCTTATGTTGTGGCATCGATGACGGAAAATATTGCCCCGGGGCCGGATAAAATAGTTCTCGAAATAGGCACCGGCTCAGGGTATCAAACCGCTGTACTGGCGGGATTATTTAAGAAAGTCTATACAGTCGAATTCATAGCCAGGCTGTCAAAAAACGCAAGGGAATTGTTAGACAGCCTTGATTATAGGAATATTGAATTCTACGTTGGAGATGGCCTTGAAATACCAAAAACTCCTGAGGAATTCGATGCCATAATCGTAACCGCCGCGCCTGAGAAATTTCCCGACTCGCTCGTTGACCGCCTCGGCCGGGGAGGTAAATTGATTATTCCGGTTGGTGTTCATATTCAGAGTCTTAAACTGGTCTCAAAAAATATCAGGGGACAGGTCAGTATTAAGGATATGTATCCGGTGAGATTCGTCCCTCTGAGGCGCGATGATTGA